One genomic window of Paenibacillus xylanilyticus includes the following:
- a CDS encoding aminoglycoside phosphotransferase family protein — protein MKLIGQGRTADIYAYTSDQILKLYHRNFSLEAIHNEFRITQLLNDKKLPVPQARKIMVERDRTGIVFERIEGQTIFSMMFHQPSSFQDLVHQMAACHQVLHAQSDDERVLPSQKQVLSGAIQRTQLLSAEDKARILDYLTRLPEQIQICHGDYHPDNVMMNEIKNGYDVIDWMTGMSGDPAGDVARSWVILTSASLPEDADPAIRLGFERSRDTLVDGYINHYMHLSGLTWQEIERWILPVAAARLEESLPGNEAEKVLKLVKDRLNRLDR, from the coding sequence ATGAAGCTTATCGGTCAAGGTCGAACTGCGGACATCTACGCCTACACTTCCGATCAAATTTTGAAGCTGTATCATCGTAACTTTTCACTTGAAGCCATCCATAATGAATTCAGAATTACACAGTTGTTAAATGATAAGAAATTACCCGTGCCTCAGGCACGAAAAATTATGGTTGAAAGAGATCGTACAGGTATTGTATTTGAACGGATCGAAGGTCAGACGATATTCTCCATGATGTTCCATCAGCCTTCAAGCTTTCAAGATTTAGTACATCAGATGGCTGCCTGTCATCAGGTGCTTCATGCCCAAAGTGATGATGAGAGAGTTCTGCCTTCCCAGAAGCAGGTTTTGTCAGGGGCCATTCAGAGAACACAGCTATTGTCTGCAGAAGACAAAGCCCGGATACTTGATTATCTCACCCGTCTCCCTGAGCAAATACAGATCTGTCACGGTGATTACCATCCCGATAATGTCATGATGAACGAGATCAAGAACGGCTACGATGTTATCGATTGGATGACAGGCATGTCAGGCGATCCTGCAGGTGATGTGGCGCGCAGTTGGGTTATCTTAACGAGCGCATCGCTGCCGGAGGATGCTGATCCTGCGATACGATTGGGGTTTGAAAGGTCTCGTGATACGCTAGTGGACGGGTATATCAACCATTACATGCATCTATCAGGCTTAACCTGGCAGGAGATCGAACGATGGATTCTGCCCGTTGCAGCTGCTCGCCTGGAAGAGAGTTTGCCTGGGAATGAAGCAGAAAAGGTGCTGAAACTTGTGAAGGATCGATTGAACCGTCTAGACAGATGA
- a CDS encoding class I SAM-dependent methyltransferase has protein sequence MLHSLEAIHSYRTGNIPEDKQQLWLQLLAAAEQPHINLERIHSMAELEGTNPVLDYVERTLHVLDQLNISFWVREIVEEVLVWSEIAKAGSLHQRKAWQRAGVNLFVHNRGSAQLYREYVIHRSTGNIGSDDKAAAQVNEENPVQKKKATPRQEMIYALIGTHGLIGQYIRGEIPFAENAPLHAFITHGWLTAEELHTVLMALNQCIIAGVDPKLWRQVEAEVERIVGWIISEPSHADWHLKERLSRLRSSSIRNGEALDEAYAKLQTEIDVDNMLAPLSHRTLWYVESALRDFSLQEMVKVFLLSLHHGDMSQTADNRDDVRHISFEPLMNTMYYDYKGVKKLNIYKKRMIEKYLEQWSWEQIEEEQSVVYPHLTHRLVRQPDLPDTVFVTFEFSPAAEKLIAFCIEAEKSPLYEKAVLLLFDLFGLRRDAYDRFHNEETYLADMNSSGDYKKVLLDYIVGKRVLDIGPGGGVLLDLIEQEKPEVEPIGIDISANVIEALERKKQREGHRWQVMKGDALRLDQYVQPGTVDTVIFSSILHELYSYIERDGRRFNTDTVVAALQSSFHVLSPGGRILIRDGIMTEPQEQTRRIRFLEPDGMQWLERYAQDFQGRKIAFERIAENEVVLNINDAMEFLYTYTWGEEAYVHEIQEQFGIFTPSAYENCIREALGEQAEIIKLEHFLQEGYTEALEGRIVFMKEDGQPAPLPDSTCLLVIEKKKGLADG, from the coding sequence ATGCTGCACTCATTAGAAGCCATACATTCTTATAGAACAGGCAACATCCCAGAGGATAAGCAGCAATTATGGCTGCAGCTGCTGGCGGCGGCCGAGCAGCCTCATATTAATCTTGAACGCATTCATTCCATGGCTGAACTGGAGGGAACCAATCCCGTTCTGGATTACGTCGAGCGGACTTTGCACGTCCTAGATCAACTGAACATTTCCTTTTGGGTGCGAGAGATCGTGGAGGAAGTACTGGTCTGGTCAGAGATAGCCAAGGCAGGTTCATTGCATCAAAGGAAGGCGTGGCAGCGCGCAGGGGTGAATCTGTTTGTACACAATAGGGGTTCTGCACAGTTATACAGGGAGTATGTTATCCATCGCAGTACAGGAAACATCGGTAGTGACGATAAAGCTGCGGCCCAAGTTAATGAGGAGAATCCAGTTCAGAAGAAAAAAGCTACGCCAAGACAGGAAATGATCTATGCTCTCATTGGAACCCATGGACTGATTGGACAATACATACGCGGGGAGATACCTTTTGCCGAGAATGCTCCGCTGCATGCTTTTATTACTCATGGCTGGCTGACAGCTGAAGAATTGCACACGGTTCTGATGGCGCTCAACCAATGCATCATTGCTGGCGTTGATCCGAAGCTATGGCGGCAGGTTGAAGCGGAAGTAGAACGAATAGTTGGATGGATTATCAGCGAACCGAGTCACGCAGACTGGCATTTGAAGGAACGTTTATCCCGGCTCCGAAGCTCTTCCATTCGCAATGGGGAGGCGCTGGATGAGGCGTACGCTAAGCTGCAAACAGAGATTGATGTAGACAACATGCTGGCTCCTCTGTCTCATCGTACATTGTGGTATGTGGAATCTGCCCTGCGGGATTTTTCCTTGCAGGAAATGGTAAAAGTGTTCCTTCTCTCACTGCATCATGGAGATATGTCTCAAACGGCAGACAACAGAGACGATGTACGTCATATCAGTTTTGAACCGTTAATGAATACGATGTATTACGACTATAAAGGTGTCAAAAAGCTGAACATTTACAAAAAACGAATGATTGAAAAGTACCTTGAACAATGGTCATGGGAGCAGATTGAAGAGGAACAGTCGGTCGTTTATCCGCATCTGACTCATCGCCTAGTACGTCAACCGGACCTGCCGGATACGGTTTTTGTGACCTTTGAGTTCTCGCCGGCGGCGGAGAAGCTGATTGCATTCTGTATTGAAGCGGAGAAATCACCGCTATATGAGAAGGCTGTATTGCTGCTCTTTGATTTGTTCGGACTGCGGCGTGATGCGTATGACCGGTTCCATAATGAAGAAACGTATTTGGCGGACATGAACAGCTCGGGGGATTATAAAAAAGTGCTGCTGGACTATATCGTTGGCAAGCGTGTACTCGATATCGGTCCAGGTGGCGGAGTTCTGCTGGATCTTATTGAGCAGGAGAAGCCGGAAGTGGAGCCGATAGGCATTGATATTTCTGCCAATGTCATCGAAGCGCTGGAGCGCAAGAAACAGCGAGAAGGTCACCGCTGGCAGGTCATGAAGGGGGACGCCCTGAGGCTGGATCAATACGTGCAGCCAGGCACGGTGGATACGGTAATCTTCTCTTCTATTTTGCATGAATTGTACTCCTATATAGAGCGGGATGGACGGAGATTTAACACGGATACGGTTGTCGCAGCACTTCAAAGTTCGTTTCATGTTCTGTCGCCGGGTGGAAGAATCTTAATCCGGGATGGCATTATGACAGAGCCTCAAGAGCAGACAAGACGGATTCGGTTTTTGGAACCTGATGGTATGCAGTGGCTGGAACGATATGCTCAGGACTTTCAGGGCCGGAAGATTGCGTTTGAACGTATTGCTGAGAATGAGGTGGTTCTTAACATTAATGATGCCATGGAATTCCTGTATACGTATACGTGGGGTGAAGAGGCATACGTTCATGAAATTCAGGAACAGTTCGGCATCTTTACGCCATCGGCTTACGAGAACTGTATTCGTGAGGCGCTTGGTGAGCAGGCAGAGATTATTAAGCTGGAGCATTTTCTTCAGGAAGGATATACCGAGGCACTTGAGGGACGCATTGTGTTCATGAAGGAAGACGGACAGCCTGCACCCTTGCCAGACAGTACCTGCCTGCTTGTGATTGAGAAGAAGAAAGGACTGGCTGACGGATGA
- a CDS encoding histidine phosphatase family protein, which translates to MSRESRTILYFVRHAESAYVEGQERERGLTERGCRDAAIVAEVLSQEQIQWYYSSPYRRAVDTIQELADRSSAPVLMEEDLRERQLSDERVKHANFLESKLRLYQDPSFAYAGGESGEQAASRAVAVIHRILNNHAGQKVAIGTHGDVMTLIFQYYDSSYGYEFWKSTTMPDIYKLEFNMEHELVQVTRLWQGGENL; encoded by the coding sequence ATGAGTAGAGAGTCCAGAACCATCTTGTATTTTGTGCGGCATGCTGAATCCGCCTATGTGGAAGGACAGGAACGAGAGCGAGGACTCACAGAGCGTGGGTGCCGAGATGCAGCGATTGTTGCAGAAGTTCTCAGTCAGGAGCAGATTCAATGGTATTATTCCAGTCCATACCGGCGGGCGGTTGATACCATTCAGGAACTGGCTGACAGGTCGAGCGCCCCTGTGTTGATGGAGGAAGATCTGCGCGAACGCCAATTATCCGATGAACGTGTTAAACATGCCAATTTTCTTGAATCCAAATTACGATTGTACCAGGATCCTTCCTTTGCATACGCTGGCGGGGAATCAGGTGAACAGGCAGCTTCTCGGGCCGTAGCCGTAATTCATCGGATCCTGAACAACCACGCAGGACAAAAAGTAGCGATCGGGACACATGGAGATGTGATGACCCTGATCTTCCAATATTACGACTCGTCCTACGGATATGAGTTCTGGAAAAGTACGACGATGCCGGATATCTATAAGCTGGAGTTTAACATGGAGCATGAATTGGTACAGGTCACCCGTCTGTGGCAAGGGGGGGAGAACTTATGA
- a CDS encoding PolC-type DNA polymerase III, translating to MKITFNPDHYVIDDLHVPKLHEHLYCIFDLEGTGILPDRESVTQFGAMEYKRGEVGHSTFSTLSRASKPIPDAVAELTGISNADMKTAPAFVEAYHSFSTFIGERLLVSHAGYEYDLPILKRHCEQFGVKMFSNKVLDTKAMFTYIHPEVCEVISTDYLIRHYNIDTEGIRRHDALADCDVIARILDHLLQEYEERGLDHFTADPTRSIRRFEIPEMYSSITEDGGST from the coding sequence ATGAAAATCACATTTAACCCTGATCATTATGTAATCGACGATCTGCACGTCCCTAAGCTGCATGAGCATCTGTACTGCATATTTGATCTGGAGGGAACAGGCATTCTTCCGGATCGGGAGAGCGTAACCCAATTCGGAGCGATGGAATACAAACGTGGAGAGGTTGGCCATTCAACATTCTCCACGCTGTCACGTGCTAGCAAGCCGATACCGGATGCTGTAGCAGAGTTAACGGGCATATCAAATGCGGATATGAAGACTGCTCCTGCGTTTGTTGAAGCCTATCATTCATTTTCTACCTTTATCGGGGAGAGACTTCTCGTATCCCATGCTGGATATGAATATGATCTGCCCATACTGAAGCGTCACTGCGAGCAATTTGGCGTGAAGATGTTTAGCAATAAGGTGCTGGATACAAAAGCGATGTTTACCTATATTCATCCTGAGGTGTGTGAAGTCATATCTACGGATTATCTGATTCGGCATTATAATATCGATACAGAGGGCATTCGAAGGCATGATGCTTTGGCGGATTGCGACGTAATCGCTCGGATACTTGATCATCTTCTGCAGGAATATGAGGAGAGAGGGCTGGATCATTTTACAGCCGATCCGACTCGCAGCATACGAAGATTCGAAATACCTGAAATGTACAGCAGCATCACAGAAGATGGAGGGAGTACCTAA
- a CDS encoding ABC transporter substrate-binding protein yields the protein MANLIKGIKGWGITVLVMAVFIAGCSSNSGATEEQAQSPVTENATAGSGNSSESSQEAETRVVQDEFGDVTIPVHPQRIAGIYVEDYLKALDITPVVQWYNPMWGVQDYLSLDVPQFDTTGSIEALLEYDPDLIIVDGGVDREKYEMYSKVAPTYRLPESILQDSEQILAKIADIVGEQEKGVEVAAAYEEKIKDTKAKLAESVGDETVAVVRLNVDDNSLVLFGVKNRYTGFIYSELGLTPHTLAGSMEAFQEVLSEEAIPQIDADRIIIFPSDGDWSSPENQEAIKVLDSKLWNSLPAVKSNKVYKMERSHWQSGAITANSMKMDDLLEQMTP from the coding sequence ATGGCAAATTTGATTAAAGGGATTAAAGGTTGGGGAATTACAGTGCTGGTCATGGCCGTATTCATCGCGGGATGCAGTTCGAATTCAGGAGCAACGGAGGAACAGGCTCAATCGCCAGTAACGGAGAACGCAACTGCTGGCAGTGGCAATTCATCCGAGTCGAGCCAAGAAGCAGAAACACGTGTGGTACAGGATGAATTCGGAGATGTAACGATTCCGGTTCATCCGCAGCGCATTGCCGGGATTTACGTGGAGGATTATCTCAAGGCTCTGGATATCACACCTGTCGTGCAGTGGTATAATCCGATGTGGGGCGTACAGGACTATCTGAGTCTGGATGTGCCTCAATTTGACACTACGGGCAGCATTGAAGCACTATTGGAATACGATCCGGATCTCATCATTGTGGATGGTGGAGTAGACAGGGAAAAATATGAGATGTATTCCAAAGTGGCACCGACATATCGTTTACCTGAAAGCATCCTGCAGGATTCCGAGCAGATTCTGGCTAAGATTGCCGATATTGTAGGGGAACAGGAAAAAGGTGTGGAAGTGGCTGCGGCTTACGAAGAGAAAATCAAGGATACCAAAGCCAAGCTGGCAGAAAGCGTAGGAGACGAGACCGTGGCGGTTGTCCGCTTGAATGTGGATGATAACAGCTTGGTGCTGTTTGGAGTAAAAAACCGCTATACCGGGTTCATATATTCAGAGCTTGGGCTGACACCCCATACCCTGGCTGGGAGCATGGAAGCTTTCCAGGAGGTTCTGTCCGAGGAAGCGATCCCGCAAATCGATGCAGATCGGATCATCATATTCCCTTCGGATGGAGATTGGTCCTCTCCGGAGAATCAGGAAGCTATCAAGGTATTGGATAGCAAGCTGTGGAATTCTTTGCCGGCCGTGAAAAGTAATAAAGTATACAAGATGGAGAGATCTCACTGGCAATCAGGTGCAATTACAGCAAACTCGATGAAAATGGATGATCTTCTGGAACAAATGACGCCGTAA
- a CDS encoding AraC family transcriptional regulator: MSHTIEQILPMPWLCSLQHIQYVQNSVLAYNGLEFTSSKGHSIVVVTQGQGELLAQDVIFKLKKGTILFFPSDIPVLPLQTGDGSESKLHYYKLDLIAGETSRIGSNTPLEETGPAFPQSQTISESSSPIELSYTPWSSCLDILNQLLQQQATEDWLKQWDWQLRFQEWFRMLLLQNDSSHASMDHRTRLQQSIRYIRDHYNEPMTVDDLAAGTQLTRSSYTRQFKEMTGKLPLDYVNSIRLERSKQLLQQTDDRLHDIAQSVGFSNEYYFSRRFKQYAGISPGVYRRHYRQDVRVFAPYLEDFVLALGVEPVLQYAHHLWGKQHYLGMDDVPEFDVTHQDAMFQENHKPDFIMLSDGYERWNLARFEQVAPTFYVNHKGEDWRSILRSTADVLGKGDRVRDVVGLYEEKAREANAQLTRSAQGKTVAFLRITASEIVLYGAQQGYVGPVMYQDLGLTPHPLVQQWALKERRVSISAEQLKLLHADHLFITFDCLDSSTIGEERKLLDSKEWQQLSAVRNGCVYEVDFLTWMNYGVISHGKKIDDILRVLA; the protein is encoded by the coding sequence ATGTCTCATACCATAGAACAGATACTCCCCATGCCCTGGCTGTGTTCACTTCAGCATATTCAATACGTTCAAAACTCTGTCTTGGCTTACAATGGTTTAGAATTCACATCGTCGAAGGGCCATTCGATCGTTGTAGTCACCCAAGGACAGGGAGAACTGCTGGCGCAAGATGTCATCTTCAAGTTAAAAAAAGGGACGATTCTGTTTTTCCCTTCTGATATACCCGTCTTACCTCTGCAAACTGGAGATGGGTCAGAATCCAAGCTGCATTATTATAAGCTTGATCTGATCGCTGGTGAGACAAGCAGGATTGGATCCAACACTCCACTCGAAGAGACAGGTCCTGCTTTTCCGCAATCGCAAACCATCTCCGAATCCTCATCGCCTATTGAGTTGTCCTACACCCCTTGGAGCTCCTGTCTGGATATATTGAATCAACTGTTACAGCAGCAGGCGACCGAGGATTGGCTGAAACAATGGGACTGGCAGCTTCGTTTCCAGGAATGGTTCCGGATGCTGCTTTTGCAGAATGATTCGAGCCATGCTTCCATGGATCATCGAACTCGCTTACAACAATCCATTCGCTATATCCGTGATCATTATAACGAGCCCATGACGGTGGATGATCTGGCAGCGGGTACCCAGCTTACCAGGTCCAGCTATACGCGACAATTCAAGGAGATGACCGGCAAGCTTCCTCTGGATTATGTAAATTCGATCCGCTTGGAACGTTCCAAACAACTATTACAGCAGACAGATGATCGCCTGCACGATATTGCCCAAAGTGTCGGATTCAGCAACGAGTATTATTTCAGTCGTCGGTTTAAGCAATATGCTGGCATCTCACCAGGAGTATACAGACGTCATTATCGTCAGGACGTGCGAGTATTTGCACCGTACCTCGAAGATTTTGTTTTAGCGCTAGGCGTGGAGCCTGTGCTTCAATACGCTCACCATTTGTGGGGCAAACAGCACTACTTGGGGATGGATGATGTTCCTGAATTCGATGTGACCCATCAGGATGCCATGTTTCAAGAGAACCATAAGCCGGACTTTATTATGCTGAGTGATGGCTATGAGCGGTGGAATCTGGCCCGTTTTGAACAGGTGGCGCCTACGTTTTATGTGAATCATAAGGGTGAGGACTGGCGCTCCATATTAAGATCAACAGCGGATGTATTGGGAAAAGGAGATCGGGTTAGGGATGTCGTAGGTTTATATGAAGAAAAAGCTCGTGAGGCCAACGCTCAACTAACACGATCTGCGCAAGGAAAGACAGTAGCCTTCTTGCGGATCACTGCCTCAGAAATTGTGTTGTATGGTGCACAGCAGGGTTATGTGGGACCTGTGATGTATCAGGATTTGGGGTTAACGCCACATCCTCTGGTGCAGCAATGGGCATTGAAAGAACGTAGAGTCAGCATAAGCGCTGAACAATTGAAGCTATTGCATGCGGATCATTTATTTATTACATTTGACTGTCTGGATTCGTCAACAATCGGAGAGGAACGGAAGCTGCTGGACAGCAAGGAATGGCAACAGCTTTCCGCGGTGAGAAACGGATGTGTTTACGAAGTGGACTTTCTAACATGGATGAATTACGGGGTTATCTCTCATGGGAAGAAAATCGATGATATCCTGCGTGTGTTGGCCTAA
- a CDS encoding GNAT family N-acetyltransferase, translating into MERNITQNMDKSVVAKFIAELNQHQEHHIGYCGKDALEIEQAMMDAFGDQPDLWISTLYEDGQLTGVLGMDTDTDTGTVELWGPFIQCAPEQWQELAIRLWQQGINKLTENRIHIRKVYGFYNEHHANGIAFMKDKGAKLGSRQVILHNRSLNEVSLDQGENNRIQTITPEQYSSFIQLHDSTFTGTYYDGETLIQRSGKEHHHLYVLPGSEEEIRGYVYAEADPEFGEGSIEYIAVNLDYSREGLGSLLLNKVLYELNQESQVSEIRLCVDEVNSGARSLYRKAGFETEHVLELYPLEHIYE; encoded by the coding sequence ATGGAACGTAATATTACTCAGAATATGGATAAGTCAGTGGTCGCTAAGTTTATTGCGGAGTTGAATCAGCACCAGGAGCATCATATTGGGTATTGCGGCAAGGATGCGCTTGAAATTGAGCAGGCAATGATGGATGCTTTCGGGGATCAACCGGACCTGTGGATTAGTACCCTGTATGAGGATGGGCAGCTGACAGGAGTGCTTGGGATGGATACAGATACGGATACAGGGACTGTAGAGTTGTGGGGTCCATTTATTCAGTGCGCTCCTGAGCAGTGGCAAGAACTTGCAATCCGTTTGTGGCAGCAGGGAATAAACAAGTTAACTGAAAACCGGATACATATCCGAAAAGTGTACGGGTTTTATAATGAACATCATGCGAATGGCATCGCGTTCATGAAGGACAAGGGAGCTAAGCTTGGGAGCAGGCAGGTTATTTTGCATAATCGATCATTGAATGAAGTAAGCCTGGATCAGGGTGAAAATAACAGGATTCAGACTATTACTCCAGAACAGTATTCATCTTTTATCCAGTTACATGATTCCACCTTTACCGGAACGTATTACGATGGTGAAACACTCATTCAGCGCTCAGGCAAGGAGCATCATCATTTATACGTTCTTCCTGGCTCGGAAGAGGAGATTCGCGGATATGTCTATGCCGAGGCTGATCCTGAATTTGGTGAGGGCAGTATTGAATATATTGCGGTGAATCTGGATTACTCTAGGGAGGGACTGGGTTCGCTTTTACTAAACAAGGTGCTGTATGAGCTGAATCAGGAGAGCCAAGTGAGTGAAATCCGCTTATGTGTAGATGAAGTGAATTCTGGTGCACGATCGTTATACCGTAAAGCTGGCTTCGAAACGGAGCATGTGCTGGAGCTCTATCCATTAGAACATATATATGAATAA
- a CDS encoding VOC family protein: MFSKVGQIMLYVNDQDKALQFWTEKAGFHVVSEVNGEGMRWIEIAPEEGAETTIILHDKEFVSKMSPELNLGTPSLMFFTKDLDGLYADLASKQVTLGELVTIPGGRVFNFADDENNYFAVMERA; encoded by the coding sequence TTGTTTAGCAAAGTTGGTCAAATCATGTTGTATGTCAACGATCAGGACAAGGCCCTTCAATTTTGGACAGAAAAAGCAGGCTTTCACGTGGTCTCCGAAGTCAACGGCGAGGGTATGCGCTGGATTGAAATTGCGCCTGAAGAAGGTGCTGAGACAACCATTATCCTTCACGACAAGGAATTCGTATCCAAAATGTCCCCCGAGTTGAATCTGGGTACACCTTCGCTCATGTTTTTCACCAAAGATCTCGACGGGCTCTATGCGGACTTGGCCAGCAAGCAGGTTACGTTAGGTGAACTGGTTACGATTCCGGGCGGAAGAGTATTCAACTTTGCAGATGATGAAAACAACTACTTCGCTGTCATGGAAAGAGCTTAG
- a CDS encoding putative PEP-binding protein, producing MTTRVVLLEEGTAEMKGLLGSKGAALAELCQAGWPVPAGFTITTEYCHEFLSCSETTIAEGSEDLAKAVRQLEQHTGTAFGDPEAPLLLAVQSSDVLPRNANALVLLSVGLNDITVEGFARRINNRPYALNCYRVLLQNYGWLVHGIPLEVFDERLGDITSLDETRLEYAIAQYKGVIEEQGHPAFPQDVQLQLHRIITAFSLSDSGLHNQTLSSNSIAYGRPVLIQVMVNGECGERCGSGTIYSRHPLTGAQGIYGEYMSFAGSGYDLEELEQIRHVEPELIGQLLQASRELERVNTAVQEIKFVIESGKLYLLQARDARLTPEAVIRTIVDFANEGLITREEALLRVESSNVIPTSELQQLLEWADDVKNITVLANASHPRDAAMARTLGADGIGICRTDQMLLSSSRMPYVQKMVLAETDVERKRGLERLLPMLQSDVEQIFEEMNGFPVTIRLFDPPLYKLLPDVEQLVERQEGLQAGHAGGHDVNQEELSRMVQLVERLHEQHPISRQYGCHLGTVFPEIYEMQAEAVFRAALKCIRQGLWVRPEILITSRGPGSELQVIRELIDQVAEQILGEERRHCHYRVGSLIEGAQMALTVAHTARQADFLSFGAEILHLDGGEQLLERAVVQARLRKPHLRVGLCAEEQVDLSTFTYSQRMGLDYVSCPPEQVAFARIAAAQAVVIARMQNSNVQDDDISTTA from the coding sequence ATGACGACACGGGTAGTTCTGTTGGAAGAAGGCACGGCAGAGATGAAGGGACTATTGGGCAGTAAAGGAGCCGCGCTTGCGGAGTTATGCCAGGCGGGGTGGCCTGTTCCGGCAGGATTCACCATTACAACGGAATACTGTCACGAGTTCCTTAGCTGCTCAGAAACAACTATTGCCGAAGGTTCCGAAGATCTGGCCAAGGCAGTCCGTCAGCTGGAACAGCATACAGGCACAGCCTTTGGTGATCCGGAGGCTCCGCTTTTGCTAGCTGTGCAATCCAGTGACGTGCTTCCACGGAATGCGAACGCCTTGGTGCTGCTAAGCGTAGGACTTAATGACATTACAGTAGAGGGATTTGCCCGGCGAATCAACAATCGCCCGTATGCACTCAACTGCTACCGGGTGCTGCTGCAGAATTATGGCTGGTTGGTTCATGGGATCCCGCTTGAGGTTTTCGATGAACGATTGGGCGATATCACGAGTTTGGATGAAACGAGACTGGAGTACGCTATAGCGCAATATAAAGGCGTCATTGAAGAACAGGGACATCCTGCCTTCCCTCAGGATGTGCAGCTTCAACTGCACAGGATCATCACGGCATTCTCCCTTTCTGATTCAGGATTGCATAACCAAACCTTGAGCTCCAATTCGATCGCCTATGGTAGGCCTGTTTTGATTCAGGTGATGGTGAATGGAGAGTGTGGAGAACGCTGCGGAAGCGGTACAATCTACTCACGTCATCCACTGACTGGGGCCCAAGGGATCTATGGCGAATACATGTCGTTTGCAGGCTCAGGGTATGACCTGGAGGAACTGGAACAGATCAGGCATGTGGAACCAGAGCTGATTGGCCAGCTGTTGCAAGCGAGCCGTGAGCTGGAGAGAGTGAACACCGCTGTTCAGGAAATTAAATTTGTCATTGAGTCGGGGAAGCTTTACCTTTTACAAGCACGAGATGCACGTTTAACTCCTGAAGCTGTGATCAGGACCATAGTGGATTTTGCAAATGAAGGTCTGATAACCAGGGAAGAGGCACTGCTGCGTGTCGAGTCTTCTAACGTAATTCCCACATCTGAACTTCAGCAATTGCTTGAATGGGCCGATGATGTGAAAAATATAACGGTACTCGCCAATGCAAGTCATCCTCGTGATGCTGCCATGGCCCGTACGCTTGGAGCCGACGGAATTGGCATCTGCCGAACCGATCAGATGTTACTGTCTTCGTCGCGGATGCCTTATGTACAAAAGATGGTGCTGGCCGAAACGGACGTTGAGCGCAAACGAGGTCTTGAACGGCTGCTGCCCATGCTGCAGTCCGATGTGGAGCAGATTTTTGAGGAAATGAACGGATTTCCGGTAACGATTAGACTATTCGATCCTCCATTATATAAACTTCTCCCGGATGTGGAACAGTTGGTGGAACGCCAAGAAGGATTACAGGCAGGGCATGCAGGAGGACATGATGTGAATCAGGAGGAGCTGAGTCGCATGGTCCAGCTTGTAGAGCGGCTGCATGAGCAGCATCCGATCAGCAGGCAGTATGGATGTCATCTTGGAACCGTTTTCCCAGAAATTTATGAAATGCAGGCAGAAGCCGTCTTTCGTGCAGCACTCAAATGCATCCGCCAGGGATTGTGGGTTCGCCCCGAGATTCTCATAACGTCAAGAGGACCAGGTAGTGAGCTGCAAGTAATCAGAGAACTGATTGATCAAGTGGCTGAACAGATCCTGGGGGAGGAGAGACGTCACTGCCATTACAGGGTAGGCTCGCTGATTGAAGGGGCTCAAATGGCACTGACCGTGGCACATACAGCCAGGCAGGCTGATTTCCTGTCATTTGGAGCAGAGATTCTGCATCTGGATGGGGGAGAACAACTACTGGAACGCGCTGTCGTTCAGGCTCGGCTCCGTAAACCTCATTTGAGAGTAGGACTCTGCGCGGAAGAACAAGTTGACCTGAGTACCTTTACCTACAGCCAGCGTATGGGATTGGATTACGTAAGCTGTCCACCTGAACAGGTGGCTTTCGCCAGAATTGCTGCGGCCCAGGCCGTAGTCATTGCACGGATGCAGAACAGTAACGTACAGGATGATGATATATCAACTACAGCTTAA